The Apibacter raozihei genome contains a region encoding:
- a CDS encoding (Fe-S)-binding protein — translation MEYLRSILFLAFAIGGIGLFVRNLLRIRRNILLGKKSNRSDQPSVRLKLMARIAIGQGKMMAKPVAGFFHIIVYLGFLIVNVELIEIFIDGIFGTHRYLGHIIPTQLYNFVTATLDFLAVSVMISVSVFFIRRNITKVPRLNSRDLIGWPKIDGNLILIIEFVMMFALLSMNSADINLQLLDHRETLGYFPISHLILGNAFSGLSVHSLIIIEKSSWWFHYLGILFFMNYLYFSKHLHILFAFPNTYFSNLNKKGQLNSLEAITKEVRSMMDPNIDPYAATPEGTIPEKFGASDATDLSWIQLLNAYTCTECGRCTSNCPANLTGKKLSPRKIMMSVRDRIEDIGKNINKNGIFIEDGKQLLGDYITSEELWACTTCNACVESCPVLIDPLSIIIDLRRYLVMEQSAAPQELNMMMANMENNSAPWQFSQSDRANWIHE, via the coding sequence ATGGAATATCTACGAAGTATATTATTCTTAGCTTTTGCTATTGGTGGAATTGGACTTTTTGTACGCAATCTTTTAAGAATACGACGAAATATACTTCTGGGGAAAAAATCTAATCGTTCCGATCAACCTTCTGTAAGATTGAAATTAATGGCTCGTATTGCTATTGGGCAGGGTAAAATGATGGCTAAGCCTGTGGCAGGTTTTTTCCACATAATTGTCTATTTAGGATTTTTGATCGTTAATGTAGAGCTGATTGAAATTTTTATCGATGGTATTTTTGGAACTCATAGATATCTGGGGCATATTATACCTACTCAGCTGTATAATTTTGTAACTGCTACTCTTGACTTTTTAGCCGTTTCAGTAATGATTTCTGTTTCAGTTTTTTTTATCAGAAGAAATATAACTAAAGTACCCAGACTGAATTCCAGAGATCTTATAGGATGGCCGAAAATAGACGGAAATTTAATATTAATCATAGAATTTGTTATGATGTTTGCATTATTGTCTATGAACTCTGCTGACATTAACTTACAACTTCTGGATCATAGAGAGACCTTGGGTTATTTTCCAATAAGTCATCTAATTTTAGGCAATGCTTTTTCCGGTTTATCTGTGCATTCTCTTATAATTATTGAAAAGTCGTCCTGGTGGTTTCATTATCTTGGAATATTATTTTTCATGAATTATCTTTACTTTTCTAAGCACCTGCATATATTATTTGCTTTTCCTAATACTTACTTTTCAAACCTAAATAAAAAAGGCCAGCTAAATTCTTTAGAGGCAATAACTAAAGAAGTAAGATCTATGATGGATCCGAACATAGATCCATATGCAGCCACGCCTGAGGGTACTATTCCTGAAAAATTTGGAGCTAGTGATGCTACTGATTTGTCTTGGATTCAATTACTAAATGCTTATACTTGCACTGAATGCGGTAGATGTACCTCTAATTGTCCTGCCAATTTAACAGGAAAAAAACTTTCTCCAAGAAAGATTATGATGAGTGTTAGAGATCGCATTGAAGATATTGGCAAAAATATTAATAAAAACGGTATTTTTATCGAGGACGGGAAGCAATTATTGGGTGATTACATTACATCTGAAGAACTCTGGGCTTGTACTACCTGTAATGCCTGTGTTGAATCATGTCCTGTTCTGATTGATCCTTTATCAATAATTATAGATTTACGCCGCTATCTGGTAATGGAACAATCTGCAGCTCCTCAGGAATTGAATATGATGATGGCAAACATGGAAAACAACAGCGCTCCTTGGCAATTTAGTCAGAGTGATCGTGCAAACTGGATTCATGAATAG
- a CDS encoding (Fe-S)-binding protein, producing MAEYAAEGKSPEVLFWVGCSGSFDERAKKITKAFASLLQKARIDFAILGQEEGCTGDPAKRAGNEFLFQMQAIMNIEVLNSYEIKKIVTACPHCFNTLKNEYPQLGGEYEVLHHAQFLQNLLYEGRLKVEGGNFKGKKIVFHDPCYLGRANDQYEAPRQVLSALEADLIEMKRCRQNGLCCGAGGAQMFKEPEKGIKDINIERTEEALDKSPNIIATGCPFCNTMLTDGIKVKEKSLQVFVKDLAELLNEAIN from the coding sequence ATGGCAGAATATGCTGCTGAAGGAAAATCTCCGGAAGTTTTATTTTGGGTAGGCTGCTCAGGAAGTTTTGATGAAAGAGCTAAAAAAATTACTAAAGCTTTTGCCTCTCTTTTACAAAAAGCGAGAATAGATTTTGCTATTTTAGGCCAAGAAGAGGGGTGTACAGGAGATCCGGCGAAGAGAGCAGGAAATGAATTTCTATTTCAAATGCAAGCTATAATGAATATAGAGGTTTTGAATTCATATGAAATAAAAAAAATAGTTACCGCCTGTCCTCATTGTTTCAATACGCTAAAAAATGAATATCCTCAACTTGGAGGGGAGTATGAAGTTCTTCATCACGCTCAATTTCTTCAAAATTTATTATACGAAGGTCGCTTAAAAGTAGAAGGGGGAAATTTTAAAGGAAAAAAAATAGTTTTTCATGATCCTTGTTATCTTGGAAGAGCCAATGATCAATACGAAGCTCCACGACAAGTATTATCTGCACTTGAAGCCGATTTAATTGAAATGAAACGCTGTCGTCAAAATGGCCTTTGCTGTGGTGCAGGAGGTGCACAAATGTTTAAAGAACCTGAAAAGGGCATAAAGGATATTAACATAGAAAGAACGGAGGAAGCTCTTGATAAATCTCCGAACATTATAGCCACTGGTTGTCCATTTTGCAACACCATGCTCACTGATGGTATTAAGGTTAAAGAAAAAAGTCTACAGGTTTTTGTCAAAGATTTAGCTGAATTACTTAATGAAGCTATTAATTAA
- a CDS encoding MlaD family protein: MKIRKEFKAGIIVIISLLSFWWLFQFLKGRDVFSSQDSYYVKFNKVEGLSKSKNVSINGLKVGMVESITPIPTKNNNVSFLVELRVQKEFKFSKNSVAQIVTSLMNGAEINLLLAEDNAEIAKSGDTLKGMILPGIMDLAGSELKPLSNNANNVLMRLDSTLAATNKLLNEKNRNHIETALSNLNLAISEFNSLGKNANALISGNSVKLTTALDNANKMLVTTNSTVEKYGSVADKLNQTDFEQTLKKLESTLNDLNQITGKINSGNGSLGKLMNDNGLYNNLNDASKNLSVLLDDFKTNPKRYVHFSVFGGGKDKDKKQTIEKSELPNE; this comes from the coding sequence GTGAAAATTAGAAAGGAATTTAAAGCAGGAATCATTGTAATCATATCTTTATTAAGTTTTTGGTGGTTATTTCAATTTTTAAAAGGGAGAGATGTATTTTCCAGTCAAGACTCTTATTACGTAAAATTTAATAAAGTTGAAGGATTGTCAAAATCTAAAAACGTATCCATTAATGGTCTTAAAGTGGGTATGGTAGAATCTATAACGCCTATTCCTACCAAAAATAATAATGTTTCCTTCCTTGTTGAATTACGTGTACAAAAAGAGTTCAAATTTTCAAAAAATTCGGTTGCCCAGATTGTTACCAGCTTAATGAATGGAGCTGAAATAAATTTACTACTGGCAGAAGATAATGCAGAAATAGCGAAATCCGGTGATACTTTAAAAGGTATGATTCTTCCTGGAATCATGGATTTAGCCGGTTCTGAATTAAAACCTTTGAGTAATAATGCCAATAATGTATTAATGAGATTAGACTCTACTTTAGCAGCTACCAATAAATTACTTAATGAAAAAAACAGAAATCATATAGAGACAGCATTGAGCAACTTAAATCTAGCTATTTCAGAATTTAACTCTTTAGGTAAAAATGCCAATGCCCTTATTTCCGGAAATTCCGTTAAACTAACTACTGCTTTAGATAATGCCAATAAAATGTTGGTTACTACAAATTCAACTGTTGAAAAATACGGTTCTGTAGCAGATAAATTAAATCAAACTGATTTTGAACAGACCTTAAAAAAACTTGAAAGCACATTAAATGACCTTAACCAAATCACCGGGAAAATAAATTCAGGGAATGGTAGTCTAGGTAAATTAATGAATGACAACGGATTATACAACAATTTGAATGATGCTTCCAAAAATCTAAGTGTACTATTAGATGATTTTAAAACCAATCCAAAAAGATATGTACATTTTTCTGTTTTTGGAGGAGGAAAAGATAAAGACAAAAAACAAACTATCGAAAAATCCGAATTGCCGAACGAATAG
- the uraH gene encoding hydroxyisourate hydrolase yields the protein MKKKLFLLILCVFTYLSIYSQEQKFQLSTHILDITSGTPASNVLVNLDRLTPDGEWVFINKLYTEANGRINSFLPLFSENGNPGLYRLTFYTESYFKSKNTETFYPYIQIVFEIKDNKHYHVPITLSPYGYSTYRGS from the coding sequence ATGAAAAAAAAACTTTTTCTATTAATTTTATGTGTATTTACATACTTATCAATTTATTCACAAGAACAAAAGTTTCAGTTAAGTACACATATTCTTGATATTACCTCCGGAACTCCAGCCTCAAATGTTTTAGTAAATCTGGACAGACTTACACCTGATGGAGAATGGGTATTCATTAATAAGCTTTATACTGAAGCGAACGGGAGAATTAACTCATTTCTTCCTTTATTTAGTGAAAATGGAAATCCCGGCCTATACCGTTTAACTTTTTACACGGAATCATACTTTAAAAGTAAAAATACAGAGACGTTTTATCCATATATTCAAATTGTATTTGAAATAAAAGATAATAAACATTATCATGTCCCTATTACTTTAAGTCCTTACGGCTATTCTACCTACAGAGGCAGTTAA
- a CDS encoding WG repeat-containing protein, with protein sequence MIDSTGKAITPCIYDEISYLSNGLALVEKEEKYRLIYTYGNVITPLICDGITYFSNEIVSE encoded by the coding sequence TTGATAGATAGTACCGGAAAAGCAATAACCCCTTGTATCTATGATGAGATAAGTTATTTATCAAATGGTTTGGCTTTGGTAGAAAAAGAGGAAAAATACAGATTAATATACACCTATGGAAATGTAATAACCCCTTTAATTTGTGATGGGATAACTTATTTTTCAAACGAGATAGTATCTGAGTAA
- the mgtE gene encoding magnesium transporter has translation MEKNIFEGTPVEDLHPNDIAEQLEELNEKDRILNFFLLPRTQKTEVFTYLDPKIQQELLHGLGKKDIADLLNEMAPDDRTDFFVDLPDDLIKNTINLLDENERKIALQLLGYPEDSVGRLMTPNYIQAKKYWTVKHTLEHIKKFGRKAETLNFIYIVDQNDKLLDDIKIGKLLLADDDTKLEELGDDNFIALQSMMNQEEAIHVFEDYDRTALPVVSETGILVGIVTVDDILDIVKERDTEDIQKFGGLEALDIPYRDTPLVTLFKKRAGWLIILFLGEMLTASAMVHFEEEIEKAVVLALFVPLIISSGGNSGSQAATLIIRAMALKEINLRDWWYVMRKEIFSGLLLGLTLGIIGFVRILIWQNLHFYDYGPHWTLVGLTVAISLIGIVLWGTLSGAMIPFILRLFKLDPATSSAPFVATMVDVTGLIIYFSIASFILQGVLL, from the coding sequence ATGGAAAAAAACATCTTTGAAGGCACTCCTGTAGAAGATCTTCACCCAAATGACATTGCGGAACAATTAGAAGAATTAAATGAAAAAGATCGTATCTTAAATTTCTTTTTATTGCCCAGAACACAGAAAACTGAGGTTTTCACTTATCTGGACCCGAAAATTCAACAGGAATTACTTCATGGATTAGGTAAAAAAGATATTGCTGATCTTTTAAATGAAATGGCTCCTGATGACCGTACAGATTTTTTCGTAGATCTTCCGGATGATCTTATAAAAAATACAATTAATCTTTTAGATGAAAATGAAAGAAAAATTGCGCTACAACTTCTGGGATATCCTGAAGACAGTGTCGGAAGATTAATGACCCCTAACTATATTCAGGCTAAAAAATACTGGACAGTTAAACACACTCTTGAACATATTAAAAAATTTGGTAGAAAAGCTGAAACATTAAACTTTATTTATATTGTTGATCAAAATGATAAACTTTTAGATGATATCAAGATAGGTAAATTACTTTTAGCTGATGATGATACTAAACTGGAAGAACTGGGAGATGATAATTTTATAGCCTTGCAAAGCATGATGAATCAGGAAGAAGCTATTCATGTTTTTGAAGACTACGACCGCACAGCTTTGCCAGTGGTATCCGAAACCGGAATACTGGTAGGCATTGTTACGGTTGATGATATACTGGATATTGTTAAGGAAAGAGATACTGAGGATATTCAAAAATTCGGGGGACTTGAAGCCCTAGATATTCCTTATCGGGATACTCCTCTGGTAACTTTATTTAAAAAACGTGCCGGATGGCTAATTATTTTATTTTTAGGAGAAATGCTTACAGCCAGTGCTATGGTACATTTTGAAGAAGAAATAGAAAAAGCTGTCGTTTTAGCCTTATTTGTACCTTTAATTATTTCCAGTGGAGGAAACTCTGGTTCTCAGGCTGCCACTTTAATCATTCGAGCTATGGCATTGAAAGAAATCAACCTAAGAGACTGGTGGTATGTTATGAGGAAAGAAATTTTCTCAGGACTTCTTTTAGGCCTCACTCTTGGTATTATAGGCTTTGTACGAATTCTCATATGGCAAAATCTACATTTTTATGATTATGGTCCACACTGGACTTTAGTAGGTTTAACCGTGGCTATCTCTTTAATTGGTATTGTTTTATGGGGTACATTATCCGGTGCAATGATACCGTTTATACTGAGGTTATTTAAACTCGACCCTGCTACCTCATCTGCACCTTTTGTTGCTACTATGGTAGATGTTACCGGATTAATTATCTATTTCTCTATTGCATCCTTTATATTGCAAGGAGTTTTATTGTAA